A DNA window from Plasmodium vinckei vinckei genome assembly, chromosome: PVVCY_02 contains the following coding sequences:
- a CDS encoding TatD-like deoxyribonuclease, putative, whose translation MKFIFYSIKCVIILWYISEIFIKANVVKTIKNIRYFIPVKNNKTFKIKKKINLYNTKTIKMGEMEHSFIDIGSNLTDKMFDGIYNKKKHENDLKYVLNRAKYHNVEKIIITCTCIEDIDKSLNICETYDPKGEFLFLTAGVHPTNSYEFIDRSKIEENDIIAKNEFEEFLKYYKNEPNKQNLTNLESDIKNQNLKVDKNTLNGDLYIPGFLYNEQDRNYLNKLKDKIEKHSNRIVCLGEMGLDFDRLHFCPKYVQIKYFIYQLKLVEMFKLPIFLHMRNCSDTFFEILEKYKPLIEQVGGVIHSFTDKEEIIQKITNYKNLYIGVNGCSLKTPENINVVKKIPMDLLLLETDSPWCSIKKSHASYHYIKDKYEKRNYTNLKKIKNILQCDDTVIFKDRNEPYNIVDVAEIAYKIREDNMSFNSFCQKVRCNTVKLFKKLR comes from the exons atgaaattcattttttactctataaaatgtgttattattttgtggTACATATCTGagatttttataaaagctAATGTTGttaaaacaattaaaaatataagataCTTTATACCTgttaaaaacaataaaacgtttaaaataaaaaaaaaaattaacttatataatacaaagACTATAAAAATGGGTGAAATGGAACATTCATTTATCGATATAGGATCAAATTTAACAGATAAAATGTTCGACGGAATCTACAATAAGAAAAAGCatgaaaatgatttaaaata tGTTTTGAATAGAGCCAAGTATCACAATGTAGAGAAAATCATAATAACATGTACATGCATCGAAGATATTGATAAATCTTTAAACATTTGCGAAACATACg ACCCTAAAGGggaatttctttttttaacgGCTGGAGTTCATCCTACAAATTCCTATGAATTCATCGATAGAAGTAAAATTGaggaaaatgatataatagcaaaaaatgaatttgaagaatttttaaaatattataaaaacgAACCCAATAAACAAAACCTTACTAACTTGGAATCTGACATAAAAAACCAGAATCTAAAAGTAGACaaaaatacattaaatGGTGATTTATACATTCCtggatttttatataatgaacaagatagaaattatttaaataaattaaaagataaaatagaaaaacaTAGCAATAGAATTGTATGTTTAGGGGAAATGGGATTAGATTTTGATAGATTACATTTTTGTCCCAAATATGttcaaattaaatattttatatatcaattaaaattagttgaaatgtttaaattgccaatttttttacacatGAGAAATTGTTCAGatactttttttgaaattttagaaaaatataaacccTTGATCGAACAAGTTGGTGGAGTTATTCATAGTTTTACAGATAAAGAAGaaattattcaaaaaataacaaattaCAAAAACTTATATATAGGGGTAAATGGATGTTCTTTAAAAACAcctgaaaatattaatgtcgttaaaaaaataccaatggatcttttattattagaaaCAGATTCCCCTTGGTgttctataaaaaaatcacaTGCTTCATATCATTACATTAAGGacaaatatgaaaaaagaaattacaCAAActtaaagaaaattaaaaatatactccAATGTGATGACACTGTTATATTTAAGGATAGGAACGAGCCATATAATATtgt gGATGTAGCCGAAATAGCTTACAAAATAAGGGAAGATAATATGTcgtttaattcattttgcCAAAA AGTACGATGCAATACAGTAAagctatttaaaaaattaagataa
- a CDS encoding eukaryotic translation initiation factor 4E, putative: MTKNSECINDINYIEIEKDEDKGIDLCSNIEISNTKNNNEDIKKSRIKIKSFFKSKKKNSKEDNNSIQEKLNTGNDKCDLSENSQSDTTSLSNKKTINKMDCKEENENGKDQCEEKSNETLMSNISIDSTNITSNSSYINSEKLVEFNDGEINKKNKDNSKKKNDNKSDKTSEICNNDNPEFEKDKNNIHKKSVNNVNGDGNKEQNNGGENISSSLENNEINTKKKNKINPKKGGNKKTKNKNEKYLQNSWTFSFDNEKRKSYDQYMSSLTTLEPFNTIEKFYKNYKYMKSPSSIKEYYNIYLFKQNFKPLYEEYSNGFICIIKDANNFKNSTADLIWEKMVLLSIGEEFNLVDLSGIQLCIRENEIFFKIWMKNYSNYLKNILTKRLSELLEFPLSVSFVIKPLSNTYFNRKNGNIKDKNEKGKKYIKGKGFEYPPKREHLNKIKPYGHIINIPQYNLLGNPNMYKNNIDMNLYYLYNNQNIGNNPYLYYPLNMPHYYHNGYPEYIYNYNLPINGENIKYIMPDIHIENKIASNQSNGVTFTEKKKKI, translated from the exons atgacgaAAAATTCAGAGTGtattaatgatataaattatattgagATTGAAAAGGATGAAGATAAAGGTATCGATTTGTGTAGCAACATCGAAATTAGTAATaccaaaaataataatgaggatataaaaaaaagtagaataaaaataaaatcattttttaaaagtaaaaaaaaaaattcaaaagaggataataatagcattcaagaaaaattaaatactGGTAATGACAAGTGTGATTTAAGTGAAAACAGCCAAAGCGATACAACAAGTTtgtcaaataaaaaaacaataaacaaaatggattgtaaagaagaaaatgaaaatggaaAAGACCAATGTGAAGAAAAAAGTAATGAAACATTAATGAGCAATATTAGTATTGATAGTACTAATATCACTAGTAATAGtagttatataaatagtgaAAAATTAGTTGAATTTAACGATGGcgaaattaataaaaaaaacaaagataattcaaaaaaaaagaatgacAATAAATCAGACAAAACTAGtgaaatatgtaataatgataatccTGAATTTGAAAAGGACAAAAATAACAtccataaaaaaagtgtaaACAATGTTAATGGTGATGGAAACaaagaacaaaataacGGGGgagaaaatatttcaagCAGTttggaaaataatgaaattaatactaaaaaaaaaaataaaataaacccCAAAAAGggaggaaataaaaaaacaaagaatAAA aatgaaaaatatttgcaaAATTCATGgacattttcatttgacAACGAAAAACGAAAATCCTATGATCAGTACATGAGCAGTTTGACAACTTTGGAGCCCTTCAACACGATAGAGAAGTTTTAcaa AAActacaaatatatgaaatctCCGTCTTCTATTAaggaatattataatatttatcttTTCAAGCAAAATTTTAAGCCTCTCTAtgaa GAATATTCGAACGggtttatttgtattataaaGGATGCAAACAATTTCAAAAATAGTACTGCTGATTTAATATGGGAAAAGatg GTCCTTTTATCAATCGGAGAAGAATTTAATTTAGTAGATCTTTCTGGTATCCAACTGTGTATAAgggaaaatgaaatatttttcaaaatatggatgaaaaattattccaactatttaaaaaacatattaac GAAGCGATTAAGTGAGTTGCTAGAATTCCCCTTAAGCGTGTCCTTTGTTATAAAGCCACTATCA aaCACGTATTTTAATAGGAAAAATGGAAACATAAaggataaaaatgaaaaggggaaaaaatatattaaaggTAAAGGATTCGAATATCCCCCCAAAAGAGAGcatttgaataaaataaaacccTATGgtcatattataaatattccacaatataatttattag GGAATCCAAATATGtacaaaaacaatatagATATGAACttatactatttatataataatcagAATATAGGTAATAatccatatttatattatcctTTAAATATGCctcattattatcataatgGCTATccagaatatatatacaattacAATTTACCAATTAATggtgaaaatataaaatatataatgccagatatacatattgaaaataaaatcgcAAGCAATCAATCGAATGGAGTAACCTTTacagaaaagaaaaaaaaaatatga
- a CDS encoding UMP-CMP kinase, putative — MNIKKIYIKFFFMITSFCLNYIAKNILCYSNEKKNIFFLNRTNVHNNILLYGLKNTHGKNNIRRVKHFNQLFFEKKIFYINKSIERKFFANNIFRMSDHQPFVIFMLGGPGSGKGTQCKLIQENFDFIHISAGDCLREYLIKCEKNEADPKYKEIVEDSINNGKIAPAEITIELMKNKMQNEINRMKKNEEKCNNEHVEQLNSFSFSSLDNKINLENTNIDKNSDKLKYDNNICENNYVLDILKKNKIQKKPKYKFIIDGFPRNYNNLNGWINIVKNYAYVHLCIFLYCDEEHMIKRCINRGLISGRVDDNISTLKKRFETHNKGCTPIINLFLSENKCIFINANKTIEGVWTDMKYVFENM; from the exons atgaatataaagaaaatatacataaaatttttttttatgataacttcattttgtttgaattatatagctaaaaatatattgtgttattcaaatgaaaaaaaaaatattttttttctaaatagAACAAAtgttcataataatatattattgtatggtttaaaaaatacacatgggaaaaataatataaggaGGGTTAAACATTTCAATCAACTCTtctttgaaaaaaaaatattttacattaaCAAAAGTATAGAACGAAAATTCTTTGcaaataacatttttagaaTGAGTGACCATCAGCCTTTTGTG ATATTTATGCTCGGAGGTCCTGGTAGTGGGAAAGGAACACAATGCAAACTAATTCAAGAAAACTTTGATTTTATTCACATTAGTGCAG gCGACTGCCTACGggaatatttaataaaatgcgaaaaaaatgaagcaGATCCAAAATACAAAGAAATTGTAGAAGACTCTATAAACAATG GAAAAATTGCACCCGCAGAAATAACTATAGAactaatgaaaaataaaatgcaaAACGAAATTAAtagaatgaaaaaaaatgaagaaaaatgtaataatgaACATGTAGAACAATTAAAtagtttttcattttcttcattagataataaaataaatttagaaaatactaatatagataaaaatagtgataaattaaaatatgataacaatatatgtgaaaataattatgtattagatatattaaaaaaaaataaaatacaaaaaaaaccaaaatataaatttataattgatGGATTTCCaagaaattataataatcttAATGGATGGATAAATATTGTTAAAAACTATGCATATGTtcatttatgtatatttctttattgtGATGAAGAACATATGATTAAAAGGTGTATAAATCGTGGATTAATTAGTg GACGAGTAGACGACAACATAAGTACTCTCAAGAAAAGATTTGAAACACACAATAAAGGTTGTACTCCTATAATAAACCTATTTTTGAGTGAAAACAaatgcatttttattaatgcaAATAAAACTATTGAAGGTGTATGGACCGATATGAAATAtgtttttgaaaatatgtaa